AGGAGCGCGAGATGCGCTGGCTCACCGCGAGCAGCCCGGGGCATTGGGGCAGCATGATGTGGTTCCCCGACCAGAACGGGCAGTACACCGATGCCACCGACCCACGCCTGAACAACGGCATCGTCTTCGAGAACAGCAACGAGCCGTTCAATGGCGTGCCGTTCAACGAGTCTGGCGCGGTCGACGTGACGGTGTATCCGGAAGACATCAGCAGCGTCGTCACCGGTTACGACTACACCCCGCAGGGCAAGAGCAGCGGTGGCGGCTTCGCGCCGGCCTTCGGCATCAACGTCGAGTTCCTGCCCGACACCTTCGTCTATGCCTCGTACACCCAGGGCCTGCGCCTGCCTTCGTTGTTCGAGACCAGCCAGGGCACCCAGCAGGTCACCCCGGGCAAGCACCTCGAGCCCGAGCGTTCGCGCAGCTGGGAAGTCGGGGTCAGTGCCTTGCGCAGCAACCTGCTGACCGCGGGCGACGAGGCCTCGGCGAAGCTGGCGTTCTTCGACAACGACATCAAAAACTACATCACCCGCTACTACGACCCGAGCCCGGGCAAGTGGGGGCAGATGACCTTCAGCAACACCGACCGTTTCCGCACCCGTGGCCTGGAGCTGCAGTCGCACTACGATGCCGGGCGCGTGTTCGCCGACCTGTCGGCCACCTACTACCTGAAGACCGAAACCTGCGACGCGGCCTTCGCCGCCAAGCTGCGGGCCAGCGCCAATCGTTACCAGCCCACCCACAACACCCCGGACTGCACGCCGGGCAGCTACATGGGCTCGTACACCAACACCCAGAACCCGCCGAAGTTCTCGGCCAACCTCACCACCGGCCTGCGCTTCTTCGACGAGGCGCTGACCGTGGGTGGGCGCATGACCTACACCTCCGGCCCCACCGCGCAGATGGACAAGCCATGGCAGACTGGCGCCACCACGCCGCAGATCGACTATCGCTCGGTGGTATTGTTCGACCTGTTCCTCAAGTACAAGGTGCTGGAGCACACCGAACTGAACCTGTCGGTGCAGAACCTGACGGACCGCTATTACCTGGACCCGCTGGCGCAGAGTTTCATGCCAGCACCGGGGCGGACAGTGCGGGTGGGGATGCAGACACGGTTCTAGCCCCCCCTGCGAATCCGAAAAGCCATCAGTGGGCCCGATGCTGCGCAAGTGTCCGGGCCTGCAACGCCTCCTGTTATTTCCCACGTTTCTTGGTGTTTGTGCTGACACAGATCCGCACACCTGCCCCATATCGCTTGTCGAAATCACGCACATAACGTACGGATTTTCCCTGCCAACTTTCCATACGCTTCGACTTAGAGTTTTTCGCAGCAACGCTCGGATCGCCTGAACGAGCCGCTGACCGTCAGCGGCGCTTTAGACGCTCCCGATGTTTCAACCGTGTCGCAATTCGGAGGTGGCGGGCAGTTCCCACGCCTGCTTGCGAATTGGCCACGGTTGTTTCTCAGTTCATGGCTCGGAGCTCGATCGATGAATCTCGTACACGTTGAAGCACTCTGTGCGCTGGATGACCCCTACCTGGTCGGTGAGCACGCCGATCATCTGTTTGATGCCGCGATGCGTGAAATCACGGCTTACCACCAACAGCATTCACCGGGCTATGCCGAGTGGTTGCGCCAACAGCAATTCGATCCTTCTGCCCCGGGTCTGGAGACGTGGGGGCAGTTGCCACCGATATTCGCCAACTACCTGAAGAAGCACCTGCTGCTCAGCGAGACAGGGTTGGATGCCCTGGAGCTGACCTCGTCAGGCACCACGGGCCAGAAAAGCCGAATGCGCTATGACGCTCGCAGCCTGGGGGCCGCGCAAGGTATGGTCGACCGGATCTATCGGCGGTATGGCTGGGACACGCCGCAAGTGCCCTGCAACTACCTGAAGCTGGGCTACGAGCCCGTCGGGCACAGCGCGCTTGGCACCGCCTATACCGACGATTTCCTTGGCAAGTACGCGCCCGTCAAACAGGCGTTCTATGCCCTGCGTCATAACGGTAGGCAAACAGAGTTCGACCCCTTCGGTGTCATCGAGGCATTGCGGCGGTTCGCGCAGGATGATGCGCCTCTGCGCATCCTGGGATTCCCGGCATTCATGTGGTTCGTCCTCGAACGAATGCGTGAAATGAAGATTGCGCCGCTGGAGTTTGCCGCCGAATCGTTGGCCATGTTCGGCGGTGGCTGGAAAACCCATGCCGACCAGCAGATCCCCAAGGCCCAGCTGTATGCGCGAATGAACGAACAGCTGGGTATACCGACCTCGCGCTGCCGCGACGGTTATGGCTCCGTCGAGCATTGCGTGCCCTATGTCGAGTGCGCGAACCACCGCCACCACGTGCCCACCTACTCCCGTGCCTACACCCGCCACACCGGGACGTTCGCCTTGCAGGGTTACGGGCAGCCGGGGCTCATCCAGTTCGTGTCGCCGTACATCACCTCCAGCCCCGCCCACAGCATCGTGATGAGTGACCTGGCGGTGCTGCATCGCGGTGACGAGTGTGGCTGCGGCATTGCCACCGACTGGTTCGAGATTCTTGGGCGTGCGGGTACCGGCAAGAGCCGCAGTTGTGCGTTGGCCGCCTCCGAACTGATAAGGGAGAACTGATATGTACCTCATTCAAGGGCACTACCTGGCGGACCTGACGCTGGACCAGGCATTGGTGCGGTTGACGGGCGAACTGGCGCACACGTTGAGCCATCCCTGCGGGATCGAGACCGTGCTGGCCTGCGCCGGTCGGTTTGCCGAGAAACTGCTGGACGGTGAGTTCCTGGCCGAGCTCGACGCCGCTTTGCGGGAGCAGCTGCGAGCGTTCTGCCAGCCTGACGTTCTGCGCGCCAAGCTGGAAAACGAATTGGGCGTCAATCCATTCTCCCTGCGTCGTCGCGATTATCGGGTCCCCCGCTTCGAAAGCTGGCGGCCGCTGGGGCTCATCCTGCATATCACCCCCGGCAATGCGCCGCTGCTGCCATTCTTTGCCGTGCTGGAAAGCTTGCTGGTGGGCAACGTCAACTGGCTGCGCCCCAGCGCACGCGACCAGGGCTTGAACACCCGGTTGCTGCAGGCCTTCCTGCAGTGCGACCGATCCGGCGAACTGGCCAACCATGTGGCGGTATTGCCGGTGGCCAAGGCCGAGCTCGCGAGGTTGATGCCCTATGCCGATGGTGTTTCGGCCTGGGGGGGAAGCGAGGCATTGAAGACCATTCGCGACCAGATGCCAGACGGCTGTCGATGGATTCCCTGGGGGCACAAGGTCAGTTTTGCCTGGCTGGTGCCGGAGGCGGTTGATGAGTGTGCGCTCGATGCGCTGGCCGACGAGGTCTGCCGCCTGGACCAGCAGGCATGTTCCAGCCCGCAGGTGGTGTTCGTCGACAGCGACGATGCGGACACGCTGCGAGCGTTGGGCGGGCAACTGGCCGCGGCGATGCGGCGCCGCCATGCCCTCTGGCCTGCGTTATCGCCCGGTGTGCAGGAGGCTGCGCAGGTCACCACCAAACTTGCATTGGCCGAGTTGGACCATGCGTTCGTCGATGGCCGAGGCCAGGTCTGGAGGGGCCAGGGCTGGCAGATTATCCTTGAGCACGTGATGGCGCTTGAGCCCTCGCCACTGTTTCGCACGATCCTGCTTCGACCGTTGCCGCGCCGGGCGGTGATGCATGCCCTTCGCCCTTGGCGCACCCGGTTGCAGACCTGCGGCCTGGTCAGCGCGGGCCACGACATTGCCCACCTCAGCCAGTTGCTCCTGGCTGCCGGGGTCGATCGGGTCACGTCGGTGCAGACAATGCACGACGGCTATAGCGGTGAACCTCACGATGGCGTGTATGCCCTGGGCATGTTGGCTCGCCGGGTTTCCGTGAGCCTGGCGCAGGGCTGCCTGCCCAGGCAGGCGACCTTGGATGCCTGTGGCCAGGCGCCTGCCGGCCTGGAAGGGCAACCGATCATGAGCCGCAGCGCATTCCTGGACAGCTCGATGAGTGCGCAGGCACAGCTGTTCTTCCGGACGGGTGGGACCACGGGAACGCCAAGCCTTGCCGGATATACCTACCGCGATTATCACCGGCAGATGCAGGCTGCGGCCGACGGACTGTTTGCCGCCGGCCTGGAGCCTGGCAAGGATCGGGTCATCAACCTGCTGTACGGGGGCAATCTATACGGCGGCCTGCTCAGTTTCTTCACGGTCCTGGACAAGCTTGGCGCCTGTCACTATCCGATGGCTGGACCCCAAGGTGACGATTACCAGGCGATAGCCCAGCTCATCGTCTCTGAACGTATCGACACTGTGATCGGCATGCCGACCACGGTGCATCAACTGTTCTTCCGCGAGGCCGCAACATTGCGAGCCTATGGCGGGATCCGCAAGGTACTGCTGGGCGGTGAACACCTTGCCCCGGTACAGCGCTCGTTCATCCAGGGCTTTGGCGTCGAGACCATCCGTTCCGCGCTCTATGGCTCCGTCGATGCCGGCCCCCTGGGCTACACCTGCGCGTCCAGCCCGGATGGGGTCTTCCACCTGATGGGCGATACCCAATGGCTGGAAATCGTCGACCCTGACCGCGATGAGCCGGTTGCCCCGGGTGAGGCGGGGCGCTTGCTGTTCACCTCGAAGGCCCGGGAGGGGCAGGACGTTGCCCGTTACGACATCGGCGACATGGGGCGTTGGGTGAGTGGCCAGTGCCCATGCGGCGTGCCGGAGCCACGTTTCGAGCTGCTGGGGCGTCACGGTGCGCGGGTGCGCATTGGTTCGCTGTTCATCCGGCCGCAACGGCTGGCCGCGCTGGCCGAAGCCCCGGTGCAACTGCACCTGGAGCACAACCCTGACAATGGTCTGGAACGTATTCGCCTGCTGGCGGAGGCTGAGCCCGAGGTGGTCAGGGCCAGGGTGTGTGCCGATGCCGAGTTGAGCAAGGCAGTGACACTTGGGTTGTTGGAGCTGGAGGTGTGCCAACGGGCGCAGCAGCACTTCGAGAACCACCCGCAGACTGGGAAGACACCATTGCTTATCGACAAACGTCGCTGACCCACGGTGCCTTTAGAGGAGGCAGCAACATGGATTACTACAGCAAATGCCCGCTTGCACTGGCATGGCTCGTCGATCATGTCCGAGCTCATTCCCCTTACTATGCGCAGCTGTATCGGGGGCTCCCGAAAACGGGCTGGACACTGGCCGACCTGCCGATGGTCGATCCCCACCAGTATTGGGCACGCGGGGCGGTGCTCGAAGGCTGGCCTGTTCTGACAGGGCCGGTAACGGACGCGATCGTCTACAAGACCGGTGGCACGACCGGCGCGGCCAAGCACTCGGTCTACACCCAAGCGGAGTGGGATCGGTTCGTCACGACGTTCGGGCGCAGTCTCTGCGCCTGGCTCGAGCCTGGGGATCGCGTGGCCAATCTGTTCTTCGCGGGTGACCTGTACGCCAGTTTCCTGTTCATTCAAGGGGCGCTGGCCAAGACTCAGGTGCCGATCTGCGTGTTCCCCTTCACCGGGACGGTCGATCCACAGGCACTGGCGACGCAGGTCGGGCAGCACGGGATCAACGTTCTGGCGGGCGTACCGGGAAAACTCCTGCACGCCATCGCCCGTCTCGAACAGGACGGTGTCCAGCTGCCAGGGGTGAGGACGGTCCTGTATGGCGGGGAAAGCGTGTTTGCCGAACAACGCGCGTTGTTCAAGGCAGTGCTGCCCAACGCCAAGGTAGTATCGATCGGCTGTGCCAGCGTGGACGCGGGCCTGATCGGCGCCAGCACGGTCGACTGTGCGCCGGGTGAGCATCGCGTCTTCGAGCCCGACACCCTCGTCGAAATCGTCGATGAAGCCACGGGCGAGCCAATCCACGAGGCCAACCGTACCGGCCTGTTACTGGTGACCAACCTGACGCGCGCCTTGATGCCCGTCATTCGCTACCCCGTCGGTGACCTGGCGCAATGGACCGAAGCCCCCGGGAGCGCCAGCCGCAAGTTCAAGCTCGCAGGGCGCAGCAGCCTCGGTCACCGGGTGCGGGTCGGTTATGCGACGCTCTTCCCGGACGAACTGGCGGTGGCTATCGAGGAACGCCTGGGGCAATGCCAGTGGCAACTGGTGATCGACAGGAAGAACGGCACCGACTTCATCGTGCTTCGTATTGCCCACCCTGGCGACGGCGGATGCGCCGAGGCCTTGCTGCAGTCTCTGAAAGCAGGGGACGCGGCTGTGGTCGAGCTCATGGAGAAGGGGGCGCTGGTGGTGTCGGTCGGTTGGTGCCAACCCTTGGATCTGGTGACGAATCAGCGAACCGGCAAGTTGCTGCGGGTTGTCGACAGGCGAGACTATCAGCCCCTTCCCGAGGAGGCTGCCCGATGATAGTCGTCCGTGGGTTCGAGGAGCACGACGCGGCGCAGGTCAGTGCGTTGTTCAACAGGGTCTATGGCGAAGACTATTTCTACCCGCAGATATACCTGCCCTCCGTCATCTGTCACCACAACCGGACGCGGCACTGGCAATCCGTGGTCGCGTTGCAGGGGGGGCAGATTGTCGGTCATGCCCTGCTGTGGCGCTCATCGGAGGATGACCGTCGTGCCGAGCTGGCCATGATCGTCGTCGATCCCCAGGCGAGGGGGCAGGGCGTCGCCACCCGCTTGGGCCGGCACTTGTGTGACCTGGCCCGTCGGCAACATATGGCTGTGTTGACGATCAAGATGGTCGCCAGCCACGTGTGGACACAGCGACTGGGGGCTGCCCTGGGGTTCCAGGCCACGGGGCTGCTGCTCGATTACGTCGATTCGCCGATCTGCCATCCAGCGCGGGAAACCGCCATCCTGGGTGTGTTGCCTTTGCAGGCGCTACCTCTGCCACTGAGGGGCATGCCAGGCGAGCAGCCGCCGTGGATCGTCCCGCTGATCGAGCGATTCGGAGCGGTTTCGGCCGGCTCTGCCGGGGATCGTGCGGCACTGACGAAAATTACAGTCGAGGATGATCGCCTGGACCTGATCATCGAGTG
This genomic stretch from Pseudomonas entomophila harbors:
- a CDS encoding acyl-protein synthase; the encoded protein is MNLVHVEALCALDDPYLVGEHADHLFDAAMREITAYHQQHSPGYAEWLRQQQFDPSAPGLETWGQLPPIFANYLKKHLLLSETGLDALELTSSGTTGQKSRMRYDARSLGAAQGMVDRIYRRYGWDTPQVPCNYLKLGYEPVGHSALGTAYTDDFLGKYAPVKQAFYALRHNGRQTEFDPFGVIEALRRFAQDDAPLRILGFPAFMWFVLERMREMKIAPLEFAAESLAMFGGGWKTHADQQIPKAQLYARMNEQLGIPTSRCRDGYGSVEHCVPYVECANHRHHVPTYSRAYTRHTGTFALQGYGQPGLIQFVSPYITSSPAHSIVMSDLAVLHRGDECGCGIATDWFEILGRAGTGKSRSCALAASELIREN
- a CDS encoding acyl-CoA reductase, coding for MYLIQGHYLADLTLDQALVRLTGELAHTLSHPCGIETVLACAGRFAEKLLDGEFLAELDAALREQLRAFCQPDVLRAKLENELGVNPFSLRRRDYRVPRFESWRPLGLILHITPGNAPLLPFFAVLESLLVGNVNWLRPSARDQGLNTRLLQAFLQCDRSGELANHVAVLPVAKAELARLMPYADGVSAWGGSEALKTIRDQMPDGCRWIPWGHKVSFAWLVPEAVDECALDALADEVCRLDQQACSSPQVVFVDSDDADTLRALGGQLAAAMRRRHALWPALSPGVQEAAQVTTKLALAELDHAFVDGRGQVWRGQGWQIILEHVMALEPSPLFRTILLRPLPRRAVMHALRPWRTRLQTCGLVSAGHDIAHLSQLLLAAGVDRVTSVQTMHDGYSGEPHDGVYALGMLARRVSVSLAQGCLPRQATLDACGQAPAGLEGQPIMSRSAFLDSSMSAQAQLFFRTGGTTGTPSLAGYTYRDYHRQMQAAADGLFAAGLEPGKDRVINLLYGGNLYGGLLSFFTVLDKLGACHYPMAGPQGDDYQAIAQLIVSERIDTVIGMPTTVHQLFFREAATLRAYGGIRKVLLGGEHLAPVQRSFIQGFGVETIRSALYGSVDAGPLGYTCASSPDGVFHLMGDTQWLEIVDPDRDEPVAPGEAGRLLFTSKAREGQDVARYDIGDMGRWVSGQCPCGVPEPRFELLGRHGARVRIGSLFIRPQRLAALAEAPVQLHLEHNPDNGLERIRLLAEAEPEVVRARVCADAELSKAVTLGLLELEVCQRAQQHFENHPQTGKTPLLIDKRR
- a CDS encoding phenylacetate--CoA ligase family protein — its product is MDYYSKCPLALAWLVDHVRAHSPYYAQLYRGLPKTGWTLADLPMVDPHQYWARGAVLEGWPVLTGPVTDAIVYKTGGTTGAAKHSVYTQAEWDRFVTTFGRSLCAWLEPGDRVANLFFAGDLYASFLFIQGALAKTQVPICVFPFTGTVDPQALATQVGQHGINVLAGVPGKLLHAIARLEQDGVQLPGVRTVLYGGESVFAEQRALFKAVLPNAKVVSIGCASVDAGLIGASTVDCAPGEHRVFEPDTLVEIVDEATGEPIHEANRTGLLLVTNLTRALMPVIRYPVGDLAQWTEAPGSASRKFKLAGRSSLGHRVRVGYATLFPDELAVAIEERLGQCQWQLVIDRKNGTDFIVLRIAHPGDGGCAEALLQSLKAGDAAVVELMEKGALVVSVGWCQPLDLVTNQRTGKLLRVVDRRDYQPLPEEAAR
- a CDS encoding GNAT family N-acetyltransferase — its product is MIVVRGFEEHDAAQVSALFNRVYGEDYFYPQIYLPSVICHHNRTRHWQSVVALQGGQIVGHALLWRSSEDDRRAELAMIVVDPQARGQGVATRLGRHLCDLARRQHMAVLTIKMVASHVWTQRLGAALGFQATGLLLDYVDSPICHPARETAILGVLPLQALPLPLRGMPGEQPPWIVPLIERFGAVSAGSAGDRAALTKITVEDDRLDLIIECANHCAMIEASRLSSTRMTHVWIRMDTNLPMALSVLHQAGYADMGLALGPGRHWYWLLQRGFSGRSLQLHCPTARALLASVKQQAHHAEAC